A genomic region of Magnolia sinica isolate HGM2019 chromosome 6, MsV1, whole genome shotgun sequence contains the following coding sequences:
- the LOC131248229 gene encoding uncharacterized protein LOC131248229, producing MSSPPSEKDPERATAVGDSVNGGAEEKKGEREEFLQNVVVMRHGDRIDNCEPMWISTAPRPWDPPLTEAGKIRAWCTGKKLRSKEHKIDRVLVSPFIRCIQTAAEVVSALCAVDEASLLKETSANVVLDPSKVKVSIEYGLCEMLSREAIRMDLIPKDGNWILEISELEAMLPAGTLDRSAERVYQEMPQWEEQHSAARHRYKEVIMALADKYPHENLLLVSHGEGVGVAVTAILKDMVVYEVEYCAYAHSQRLITFIPSGGFKAEDFKMLTKNGKTGICFYSREEDY from the exons ATGTCTTCTCCTCCATCGGAAAAAGACCCGGAACGAGCAACCGCTGTGGGAGACAGCGTCAACGGAGGCGCGGAAGAGAAGAAGGGCGAACGGGAGGAGTTCCTGCAGAACGTGGTGGTGATGAGGCATGGGGATCGTATCGACAACTGCGAGCCGATGTGGATATCGACGGCTCCGaggccgtgggacccaccattgacgGAGGCGGGGAAGATCAGGGCGTGGTGCACGGGAAAGAAGCTGAGGAGCAAGGAGCACAAGATCGACAGGGTGCTGGTATCGCCCTTCATCAGATGCATCCAGACCGCGGCCGAGGTCGTCTCCGCCCTTTGCGCCGTGGACGAAGCCAGCCTCCTCAAGGAGACGAGCGCGAACGTTGTCCTCGATCCTTCCAAGGTCAAG GTTTCGATAGAATATGGGCTGTGTGAGATGCTAAGCAGGGAAGCAATACGTATGGATTTGATCCCTAAAGATGGAAACTGGATTCTTGAGATATCTGAGCTCGAAGCAATGCTACCAGCTGGAACACTGGATCGCTCTGCAGAGCGTGTATACCAAGAG ATGCCGCAGTGGGAGGAGCAGCACTCTGCCGCAAGGCACAGATACAAAGAAGTTATTATGGCACTTGCAGATAAATATCCACATGAGAACTTGTTGCTTGTCTCACATG GTGAAGGAGTTGGGGTTGCAGTCACTGCCATCCTAAAGGACATGGTTGTATATGAGGTAGAATATTGTGCCTATGCACATTCACAGAGACTAATCACCTTCATCCCTTCTGGAGGGTTTAAAGCTGAGGATTTCAAAATGCTAACAAAGAACGGGAAAACTGGTATCTGCTTTTACTCCAGGGAGGAAGATTATTGA